In the genome of Anaerofustis stercorihominis DSM 17244, one region contains:
- a CDS encoding CDP-glycerol glycerophosphotransferase family protein — translation MKHLKHCIGNIPIDKIIIKNILALSYKICSIFSVNNKIVFASNSLSKIDRNLLYIYNEIKRQNIDIDIILRFSESNKNFFSNIKKIFNLIITEYHLATARFIIIDDYYFPLYVTKLRNDSIAIQVWHASGGFKKIGYSVIDKSFGVDEKTTKTINIHSNYTYCLMGSKYNAKFYSEAFRTSIDKFITDVGIPRTDVFFNEDLKNSLPLKVGGLYNLPQNKKIILFAPTFRGNTRYEAHYQDDLDFSILKEYISDEFIILLKLHPWVTKKYEIKEDLKDFLFDVTDYSDINELMIISDVMITDYSSAIFEYSLLERPMLFYASDYFDYIDERGFYIDFHHDLPGKVYTDTISMAKDIKNHNFDMDKIKEFKKQTFEVADGRASERFVNKLIKPNMKK, via the coding sequence GTGAAACATTTAAAACATTGTATTGGTAATATACCAATTGATAAAATTATAATAAAAAATATATTAGCCTTATCATATAAAATATGTTCAATATTTTCTGTAAATAATAAAATTGTATTTGCCTCTAATAGCTTAAGTAAAATTGATAGAAATTTATTATATATATATAATGAAATAAAAAGGCAAAATATTGATATCGATATTATATTAAGGTTTAGTGAGTCTAACAAAAATTTTTTTTCTAATATAAAAAAGATATTTAATCTCATTATAACAGAATATCATTTGGCAACAGCAAGGTTTATAATAATAGATGATTATTATTTCCCTTTATATGTAACGAAGCTTCGTAATGATAGTATAGCTATACAAGTTTGGCATGCAAGCGGTGGATTTAAGAAAATTGGATATAGTGTTATAGATAAATCATTTGGTGTTGATGAAAAAACTACAAAAACCATAAATATTCATTCTAATTATACTTATTGTTTAATGGGAAGTAAGTATAACGCCAAATTCTATTCAGAAGCTTTTAGGACAAGCATAGATAAATTCATTACTGATGTTGGTATTCCAAGAACAGATGTATTTTTTAATGAGGATTTAAAAAATTCTCTGCCTTTAAAAGTAGGCGGATTATATAATTTACCACAAAATAAGAAAATCATATTGTTTGCACCTACATTTAGAGGGAATACAAGATATGAAGCGCATTATCAAGATGATTTAGATTTTAGTATTTTAAAAGAATATATAAGTGATGAATTTATAATTTTACTTAAGTTACATCCATGGGTAACCAAGAAATATGAAATAAAAGAAGATTTAAAAGATTTTTTATTTGATGTAACAGATTATTCCGATATAAATGAGCTTATGATTATAAGTGACGTAATGATTACAGATTATTCCTCTGCGATATTTGAATATTCGCTTCTCGAAAGACCTATGTTATTCTACGCAAGCGATTATTTTGATTATATAGATGAAAGAGGTTTCTATATTGATTTTCACCATGATTTACCTGGGAAAGTGTATACTGACACGATTTCTATGGCTAAGGATATAAAAAATCATAATTTCGATATGGATAAAATAAAAGAATTCAAAAAACAAACTTTTGAAGTGGCAGATGGAAGAGCCAGTGAGAGATTTGTAAATAAGTTGATTAAACCTAATATGAAAAAATAA
- a CDS encoding ABC transporter permease, translating into MAKMTLKKRYSGSALGVGWSLVKPILFIFVYWFGIEIGIRGGKPIQGEIPYIFWLMTGIIAWFFINDVLNIGISSIRKDSHLVTKVVFPVETIPVYNVMALFFTHLLLLGLVVIVLAIFGFLPNIYYLQLIYYISFLFFFCCVLCTFLSTLAVVSRDFEQLVKSTTMIFFWLSPVIWTADKIGEGSILMRLLKLNPFYYFIQGYRDTFLFKIWFFERPYYTIYMIIFMIILTLVTSYLYRKLHNDFSDVL; encoded by the coding sequence ATGGCAAAGATGACTTTGAAAAAAAGGTACTCAGGTTCAGCATTAGGTGTTGGTTGGTCGTTAGTAAAACCCATATTGTTTATTTTTGTATATTGGTTTGGTATAGAGATCGGTATTAGAGGTGGTAAACCCATTCAAGGAGAAATACCTTATATTTTTTGGTTAATGACAGGGATAATTGCTTGGTTTTTTATAAATGATGTATTGAATATTGGTATTTCTTCAATAAGGAAAGATAGTCATTTAGTAACCAAAGTTGTATTTCCAGTTGAAACAATTCCTGTTTATAATGTTATGGCATTATTTTTTACCCATTTATTATTACTGGGATTAGTTGTTATAGTTCTTGCAATATTTGGATTTTTACCTAATATATATTATTTGCAATTAATTTACTATATCAGTTTTTTGTTTTTCTTTTGCTGTGTTTTGTGTACGTTTTTATCAACTCTTGCTGTAGTAAGCAGAGATTTTGAACAGTTAGTAAAATCAACAACTATGATATTCTTTTGGTTATCACCTGTTATATGGACAGCAGATAAAATTGGAGAAGGTTCGATACTTATGAGGTTATTAAAGTTAAATCCATTCTATTATTTTATTCAAGGATATAGGGATACGTTTTTATTTAAAATTTGGTTTTTTGAGCGACCGTATTATACCATATATATGATAATATTTATGATTATATTAACATTAGTTACATCATATTTATACAGAAAACTTCATAATGATTTTTCGGATGTATTATAG
- a CDS encoding ABC transporter ATP-binding protein — MTKKFTRNSVDVKVEITEDIKKALNEDWPDKIPEENIAVSVNNVTKMYKIYKKAWHRIINAFSSKINYGEFYALKDINIKFPKGETIGILGVNGSGKSTLLKMITGVVKPTSGTIDVKGRISAMLELTSGFDKELTGYENILLKATTLGIPLDEMEQRVPAIIEFADIGDHLYQPVRTYSSGMKSRLGFAISANVNPDILIVDEVLAVGDDTFKLKCLSKMEEFRKEGKTILFVSHSLFTIKGFCTKAMWIKDGELIAKGETAMVTKLYEDYLKEIRTAKRIKAREEQGNQEEILEKKDILEFIKTRMLDININNRNRINFNYGSTVIIEIEYEVKKPIENDLICCFSIRDIEEREVFATNKQNKDNIVDSSIGRHIFRFILPNLRLLPGNYKIAGEFWNNEAGLHFKFASLRRLNIVSNEYKGGGVYAIPYKTMRDDYLIEEREQEGTLDSIKDMLV; from the coding sequence ATGACAAAAAAGTTTACAAGGAATTCAGTAGATGTAAAGGTTGAAATAACTGAAGATATAAAGAAGGCATTAAATGAAGATTGGCCGGATAAGATACCCGAAGAAAATATCGCCGTTAGCGTAAATAATGTAACTAAAATGTATAAGATTTATAAAAAAGCTTGGCATAGAATTATTAATGCTTTTTCATCAAAAATTAATTATGGTGAATTTTATGCACTTAAAGATATTAATATTAAATTTCCCAAAGGTGAAACTATTGGGATTTTAGGTGTGAATGGTTCCGGGAAATCAACCCTTTTAAAAATGATAACGGGGGTTGTAAAGCCTACAAGCGGTACAATAGACGTTAAAGGTAGAATTTCTGCTATGCTTGAACTTACTTCAGGATTTGATAAAGAGTTAACTGGATATGAAAATATACTATTAAAAGCAACAACATTAGGTATACCCTTAGATGAAATGGAACAGCGTGTACCTGCTATAATTGAATTTGCAGATATAGGAGATCATTTATATCAGCCTGTCAGGACTTATTCTTCCGGTATGAAATCAAGATTGGGGTTTGCAATAAGTGCAAACGTAAATCCTGATATTTTAATTGTTGATGAAGTTTTGGCTGTAGGAGATGATACTTTTAAACTAAAGTGTCTTTCTAAGATGGAAGAATTCAGAAAAGAAGGTAAAACGATTCTTTTTGTTAGCCATAGTTTATTTACCATTAAAGGATTTTGTACTAAAGCAATGTGGATAAAAGATGGAGAATTAATTGCAAAAGGCGAAACTGCAATGGTTACAAAACTTTATGAAGATTATCTAAAGGAAATAAGAACAGCTAAACGAATAAAGGCAAGAGAAGAGCAGGGAAATCAAGAAGAGATTTTGGAAAAAAAGGATATATTAGAGTTTATAAAAACACGAATGCTTGATATTAATATAAATAATAGAAATAGAATAAACTTTAATTATGGTTCTACTGTCATTATAGAAATAGAATATGAGGTTAAAAAGCCAATAGAAAATGATTTGATTTGCTGTTTTTCTATTAGAGATATAGAAGAACGTGAAGTATTTGCAACAAATAAGCAAAATAAAGACAACATTGTTGATTCCAGTATTGGTAGACATATATTTAGATTTATTCTTCCGAATTTAAGATTACTCCCCGGAAATTACAAAATAGCCGGAGAATTTTGGAATAATGAAGCTGGATTACATTTTAAATTTGCATCATTAAGAAGGCTAAATATAGTTAGCAATGAATATAAAGGTGGCGGAGTATATGCAATACCTTATAAGACTATGCGAGATGATTATCTCATAGAAGAAAGAGAACAAGAGGGAACTTTAGATTCAATTAAGGATATGTTAGTTTAA
- a CDS encoding NADH peroxidase, whose translation MKKWVCTVCGYVHEGENPPAECPQCHVPAEKFQEMGGDRTWAAEHVVGVAKGVSEDIIADLRANFEGECSEVGMYLAMSRVAHREGYPEIGLYWEKAAYEEAEHAAKFAELLGEVVTDSTKKNLEMRVEAENGATAGKFDLAKRAKEANLDAIHDTVHEMARDEARHGKAFEGLLQRYFG comes from the coding sequence ATGAAAAAATGGGTATGCACAGTATGCGGTTATGTACACGAAGGAGAAAATCCACCGGCAGAATGTCCACAATGTCACGTTCCTGCTGAAAAATTCCAAGAAATGGGCGGAGACAGAACTTGGGCAGCTGAACATGTTGTAGGAGTTGCAAAAGGTGTTAGTGAAGATATTATTGCAGATTTAAGAGCTAACTTTGAAGGAGAATGCTCAGAAGTTGGTATGTATCTTGCAATGTCAAGAGTAGCTCACAGAGAAGGATATCCTGAAATCGGTCTTTACTGGGAAAAAGCTGCTTATGAAGAAGCTGAACATGCTGCAAAATTTGCTGAATTGCTTGGTGAAGTTGTAACAGACAGCACAAAGAAAAACCTTGAAATGAGAGTAGAAGCTGAAAATGGTGCTACTGCAGGTAAATTCGATCTTGCTAAGAGAGCTAAAGAAGCTAACTTAGATGCAATTCATGATACAGTTCATGAAATGGCTAGAGACGAAGCAAGACACGGTAAAGCTTTCGAAGGTTTACTTCAAAGATATTTTGGCTAA
- a CDS encoding COG2426 family protein, giving the protein MNSFLYTLLISMVPIIELRGGLPVGIASGLSFPVAYIAAVIGNLIPVPFIILFIRRIFILIRKYMPKLSSMIDKLENKAHLKGQKVRKYQKFGLFIFVAIPLPGTGAWTGALVAAFLDIRLKDAILPIVLGVLTAGILIMMLTYGVTTII; this is encoded by the coding sequence TTGAACAGTTTTTTATATACATTACTTATATCGATGGTACCTATAATCGAACTTAGGGGAGGGCTTCCTGTAGGGATAGCAAGTGGACTTAGTTTCCCTGTTGCATATATTGCCGCTGTTATCGGGAATTTAATACCCGTTCCTTTTATAATACTATTTATAAGAAGAATATTTATACTTATTAGAAAATATATGCCTAAATTAAGCAGTATGATAGATAAATTGGAGAATAAGGCTCATTTAAAAGGACAGAAAGTTAGAAAATATCAGAAGTTTGGTCTGTTTATATTTGTAGCAATTCCTCTTCCTGGAACTGGGGCATGGACAGGTGCTTTGGTTGCCGCATTTTTAGATATAAGACTTAAAGATGCAATACTTCCCATAGTTTTGGGCGTACTTACTGCCGGTATACTTATAATGATGCTTACTTATGGCGTAACGACCATTATATAA
- a CDS encoding M14 family zinc carboxypeptidase, whose translation MNNKTPNYIIKINVLNNAIETDIDDKNLSVVNIFSNKYTYDILKNDINELCCIYNDILNYEILGKSYDNRNIYLFTLGNKNAKHTLFIQASMHGREHMASILVMRHIELLCKNYYISEYKGLNISDILQNIKICIVPMSNPDGVDISINGAEVIREKTLFNNISKVIEENKIHHEIWKSNARCVDLNRNFGCKWEDSYNFNVKSFMEYRGEYPESEIESRLIANWTRENRPDICISYHATGSELYWDYGQKGLLLNKSMVIRDYLKDLTFYKLMDRSSAYKTGVLGYSDWVSMYLGIPAFTIEIGSPFVTAPLSMEEFNDIWEENKFIPIELCRYVVNKKN comes from the coding sequence TTGAATAATAAAACGCCAAATTATATTATTAAAATAAATGTATTAAATAATGCTATTGAAACAGATATAGATGATAAAAATCTTAGCGTAGTAAATATATTTAGTAATAAATATACATATGACATACTTAAAAATGATATAAATGAGCTTTGTTGTATATATAATGATATTTTGAACTATGAAATTTTAGGTAAAAGTTATGATAATAGAAATATTTATTTATTTACCCTTGGAAACAAAAATGCGAAGCATACTCTATTTATTCAAGCTTCAATGCATGGAAGGGAACATATGGCTTCAATACTTGTTATGAGACACATTGAATTGTTATGTAAAAATTATTATATATCTGAATATAAGGGTTTAAATATTTCAGATATACTGCAAAATATAAAGATTTGTATAGTGCCAATGTCTAATCCCGACGGTGTGGATATTTCAATTAATGGTGCAGAGGTGATTAGAGAAAAAACCCTTTTTAATAACATCTCAAAAGTCATTGAAGAAAATAAAATACATCATGAAATCTGGAAGTCTAATGCGAGATGTGTTGATTTAAATAGGAATTTTGGTTGTAAATGGGAAGATAGCTATAATTTTAATGTAAAATCATTTATGGAATATAGAGGAGAATACCCTGAAAGCGAAATAGAATCAAGACTTATTGCTAATTGGACAAGAGAAAACAGACCTGATATTTGTATAAGTTATCATGCAACAGGGAGTGAACTTTACTGGGATTACGGACAAAAGGGTTTATTGTTAAATAAAAGTATGGTTATAAGGGACTATTTAAAAGATTTGACATTTTATAAATTAATGGATAGAAGCAGTGCATATAAAACGGGTGTGCTCGGATATTCCGATTGGGTCAGTATGTATTTAGGTATACCCGCATTTACTATAGAAATCGGAAGTCCTTTTGTAACAGCTCCTTTAAGTATGGAAGAATTTAATGATATATGGGAAGAAAATAAGTTTATTCCTATAGAATTATGCAGATATGTTGTAAATAAGAAAAATTAA
- a CDS encoding M23 family metallopeptidase: MDNNKKIKRKIEMGKKEQIISKICIACSTLLIVGVLFASVLNKSNVNVADVSKDRISDKSVMSEEVKPKVAENNKDTKTETDTKNNEDKDDITKSNNKNKTKSSSSSKAVSNVTSKPDISNPAKPVKSGEIIMDYSYNTTPVYSKTLNEYSSTHTGIDLKADRNENVKCILDGEVKRVYLDDKLGYSIVIDHGGDFYSIYSNLNKKLNVKKGDRVNKGDVIGSVGKSAAFEIADDYHLHFEIKNGKSYVNPNTLYK, from the coding sequence GTGGATAATAATAAAAAGATTAAAAGGAAGATAGAAATGGGTAAGAAAGAACAAATTATTTCTAAAATTTGTATTGCATGTAGTACACTGTTGATTGTTGGCGTATTATTTGCAAGTGTACTTAATAAAAGCAATGTAAATGTAGCCGACGTAAGTAAGGATAGAATAAGCGATAAATCGGTAATGAGCGAGGAAGTTAAACCTAAGGTTGCGGAAAATAATAAGGATACGAAGACAGAAACCGATACGAAAAATAATGAAGACAAGGATGATATAACGAAAAGTAATAATAAAAATAAAACTAAATCATCATCTTCATCTAAAGCGGTATCAAATGTTACTTCTAAGCCTGATATATCAAACCCGGCAAAACCTGTAAAAAGCGGTGAGATAATAATGGATTATAGTTATAATACTACTCCTGTTTATTCAAAGACATTGAATGAATATTCATCCACTCATACCGGAATTGACTTAAAAGCGGATAGAAATGAAAATGTAAAATGTATTTTAGATGGTGAAGTAAAGAGAGTTTACTTGGATGACAAACTTGGATATAGCATTGTGATTGATCATGGCGGTGATTTTTATAGCATCTACTCTAATCTAAATAAAAAGTTAAATGTTAAAAAAGGGGATAGAGTAAATAAAGGCGATGTAATCGGAAGTGTTGGAAAAAGTGCAGCATTTGAAATAGCCGATGATTATCATTTACACTTTGAAATAAAAAATGGTAAATCCTATGTAAATCCAAATACTTTATATAAATAA
- a CDS encoding Fur family transcriptional regulator: MEKLDVKEIIRSHGLKATPNRIAVYEYMLNSKEHPSAEMIKDHLNSLGNKFSLATVYNIIEAFLEKGVIIKVRDDENNMMRFDANTDFHVHIYNSETNEIIDYEDGEHTKFLEKKLKEIKKENNFGDEHKIVAEM, encoded by the coding sequence ATGGAAAAGTTAGATGTAAAAGAAATTATAAGATCTCATGGTTTAAAAGCTACACCTAATAGAATTGCTGTTTATGAGTATATGTTAAACAGTAAAGAACATCCCAGTGCAGAGATGATAAAGGATCATCTAAATAGCCTCGGAAATAAATTTTCTCTTGCTACAGTATATAATATAATAGAGGCTTTTCTTGAAAAAGGCGTTATTATAAAAGTCAGGGATGATGAAAATAATATGATGAGATTTGATGCCAATACTGATTTTCATGTTCATATATATAATAGTGAAACAAATGAAATAATTGATTATGAAGATGGTGAACACACAAAATTCCTTGAAAAGAAGTTGAAAGAAATCAAAAAAGAAAATAATTTTGGAGACGAACATAAAATCGTAGCCGAAATGTAA
- a CDS encoding S8 family serine peptidase, with amino-acid sequence MKNKKIIYTLLSILLILLFTNTVYAQNKADERYDPNSVLVVFKDNISNSKKSKILSNENLNIEETVDKKENIELVEVPKDSTVEETIRTLNEKNEVLYAQPNFKYKALATTNDPLLSAQKHLTWTNISGSGTTAWNYSTGENTKIAIFDTGAYTSNPDLSNIKGTYNASTGSSAKSSVVDYEGHGTHVAGIAAACGNNKSLGAGVAYNSDLYIAKVADSNGDISSAYLIRAFDWAEEQGCRIINMSLGGYGYEYDSDGKVNLDLLLKSRIDDAYNKSNNSILTVCAAGNGDDINGYPYYSYPSDFPNSYSVVALQYDSNGNPTRAKYSDYNEYKDIAAPGSNINSLSNTSTSKLITESGTSMAAPFVSGVAGLIMSKVPDLTAKEVVDIINSTANKIGSYSYSKGRNNYYGYGEINPLKAIKTAIWKKSSMTISKTSDIIGENKKLDITLNMYTEVPMKVEVYDSNNNLINTLADKTFTAGETKLSWDYSNYKGDKYSIQATMPYKNSKDKVIQSKTFNLCDLLDITGLSSSYTPLANTSITGNLNLNTDCTVSAGFYDKDNKLVKTIYNKNTSLTKENKSFSWNYLDDNNKLIPSGTYEFKVSATSGDITKEYSKNIKITIPEKASISKMSVTSSIKRNDFNKASIKYTLNNQCVTSIKIYNSSNTLIKSISRNRKGSNTEYWNLKDSKGNLVVAGTYKIIISGYNIAGKFETTKYIKITNPSKVSISKFKNKSKVIRASGYYTSTKFYLNEDARVKVLLTTTKNKKLKTLKNVVMKKGTNTVKWNLKSTKGNVYKAGKYKIVVYATNSRNTYQKSSYVTLVKKKPSIKVSKVKSSYKIRGSKNNPTIKVKTNIIAKVTVRVYNRKNKLIKTITKNKTYKTGTYKFKWNGKSGKNKKVSKTKYYFKVTIKNENGSKTVKTKQFKYK; translated from the coding sequence ATGAAAAACAAAAAAATCATATATACATTATTATCAATTTTATTAATACTATTATTTACAAACACAGTTTATGCACAAAACAAAGCAGATGAAAGATACGATCCTAATAGTGTATTGGTGGTTTTTAAAGATAATATTTCAAACTCAAAAAAATCGAAGATATTATCCAATGAAAATTTAAATATAGAAGAAACCGTTGATAAAAAAGAAAATATAGAATTAGTTGAAGTCCCTAAAGATTCAACAGTTGAAGAAACAATAAGAACTCTTAATGAAAAAAATGAAGTCCTATACGCACAGCCTAATTTTAAATATAAAGCTTTAGCGACAACAAATGACCCTCTTTTATCCGCTCAAAAACATCTTACATGGACAAATATTTCAGGAAGCGGAACTACAGCATGGAATTATTCTACAGGTGAAAATACTAAAATAGCTATATTTGATACCGGGGCATATACATCTAATCCTGATTTATCGAATATCAAAGGAACATACAACGCATCTACAGGTTCATCTGCAAAATCTTCAGTTGTAGATTATGAAGGTCACGGAACACATGTAGCGGGCATTGCTGCTGCATGTGGAAATAATAAGAGTCTGGGAGCAGGCGTAGCTTATAATTCTGATTTATATATAGCAAAAGTAGCCGATTCTAATGGAGATATCTCATCGGCATATCTTATCAGAGCATTTGATTGGGCTGAAGAACAAGGATGTCGAATAATTAATATGAGTCTCGGAGGATATGGGTATGAGTATGATAGTGATGGAAAAGTAAATTTAGATTTGCTTTTAAAAAGTCGAATTGATGATGCATATAATAAATCTAATAATAGCATATTGACCGTTTGTGCTGCTGGAAACGGGGATGATATAAATGGATATCCATATTATTCTTACCCTTCGGATTTCCCAAATTCATACTCAGTAGTTGCACTGCAATATGACAGTAACGGCAATCCGACCAGAGCAAAATATTCTGATTACAATGAATATAAAGATATAGCAGCACCGGGCAGTAATATTAACTCATTAAGTAATACATCCACATCAAAATTAATAACTGAATCCGGAACAAGTATGGCAGCGCCTTTCGTTTCTGGTGTTGCAGGACTTATAATGTCAAAAGTTCCTGATTTAACAGCAAAAGAAGTAGTAGATATCATAAACTCAACAGCCAACAAAATAGGCTCATATTCATATTCAAAGGGAAGAAATAATTATTATGGTTACGGAGAAATAAATCCATTAAAAGCGATTAAAACAGCTATATGGAAAAAATCTTCTATGACAATATCTAAAACTTCAGATATTATAGGCGAAAATAAAAAATTAGATATAACATTAAACATGTATACCGAAGTTCCGATGAAAGTCGAAGTATATGATAGTAATAATAATCTTATAAATACACTTGCAGATAAAACTTTTACAGCAGGAGAAACTAAATTATCTTGGGATTACAGCAATTACAAAGGTGATAAATATTCAATACAGGCAACTATGCCTTATAAAAACAGTAAGGATAAAGTGATTCAAAGCAAAACTTTTAATTTATGTGATTTACTTGATATTACAGGACTATCCTCCTCTTATACACCTCTTGCAAATACAAGTATTACCGGTAATTTAAATTTAAATACCGACTGTACTGTAAGTGCGGGATTTTATGACAAAGACAACAAATTAGTTAAGACTATATATAATAAAAATACAAGTTTAACAAAAGAAAATAAATCTTTCAGTTGGAACTATCTTGATGATAATAACAAGTTGATACCATCAGGAACATATGAATTTAAAGTATCAGCAACTTCGGGAGATATTACAAAAGAATATAGTAAAAATATAAAGATCACTATACCAGAAAAAGCTTCCATATCCAAAATGTCTGTTACATCATCAATAAAGAGGAATGATTTTAATAAAGCAAGTATCAAGTATACTCTCAATAATCAATGTGTAACATCAATAAAAATATACAATTCATCAAATACGCTTATTAAGAGTATTTCGAGAAACAGAAAAGGAAGTAATACTGAATACTGGAATTTAAAAGACAGTAAAGGCAATTTGGTAGTAGCTGGAACTTATAAAATAATCATATCAGGTTACAATATTGCGGGGAAATTTGAAACAACAAAATATATCAAAATTACTAACCCAAGTAAAGTAAGTATTTCTAAATTTAAAAACAAATCAAAGGTTATAAGAGCAAGCGGATATTATACATCCACAAAATTTTATTTAAATGAAGATGCCAGAGTAAAAGTATTACTTACAACAACAAAGAATAAAAAATTAAAAACATTGAAAAATGTTGTAATGAAAAAAGGCACTAATACCGTTAAATGGAATTTAAAAAGCACCAAAGGAAATGTTTATAAAGCAGGTAAATATAAAATCGTAGTATATGCAACAAACAGCAGAAATACTTATCAAAAATCTTCTTATGTAACTTTAGTAAAAAAGAAACCAAGTATAAAAGTAAGCAAAGTCAAATCAAGCTATAAAATAAGAGGAAGTAAAAATAACCCTACGATAAAAGTTAAGACAAATATCATCGCAAAAGTAACCGTAAGAGTATATAATCGAAAAAATAAATTAATTAAAACAATAACTAAAAATAAAACTTATAAAACAGGAACATATAAATTTAAATGGAACGGTAAAAGCGGTAAAAATAAAAAAGTTTCAAAAACAAAGTATTATTTTAAAGTAACAATAAAAAATGAAAACGGAAGCAAGACCGTAAAAACAAAACAATTTAAATATAAATAA